The genomic DNA tttctttagagtccaactctcacatcatcacctccaccatagtttggcctaggtcaagcaacagggagggaacGCAGCCCCGCCCATcagtagaaaattggattaaagatttactgaacatggcccacccatcagaacaaaacccagtttcccccctcagtcagtctcctatcaggaagcttccataagcctcttatccttatccatcagagggcagacagaatgaaaaccacaatcacagaaaactagtcaaactgatcacatggaccacaacagccttgtctagctcaagaaaactatgagccatgccatgtagggccacccaagatggacaggttatggcagagttttgacaaaatgtagtccactggagaagggaacggcaaaccagttcggtattcttgccttgaacagtatgaaaaggtttTTGCTTAACTTAATACAATATTAAACTATTATCTCACATGGAAAAGTGAACATGTCATGATTGCATGATAGGAAAATACCTAGGGCCTTTGTCTCTCCATTCAAAAATTTGTCTTAcgtttgtttttgcattttatctTAGGCAAAAGTCAACAACTCTAGTTTAATTGGAGTGGGCTATACTCAGACTCTGAGGCCTGGTAAGTTTTAAGGATTGTTCTGATAGTATTTTCAAAATCACTTTTCATTTCTTAGCTTCTTTTGTAAACCTTGCAGACATACTGAAGAATTGACAGAAGTACAATGAACACATGTTTACCTTTTgctataatattttattcttttttttgtttaatgcTGGGCTATTTGGAAGTTGTAGCTATGACGACATTTCCCTAAATGGTTTAGCATGCCAACATTGTCCTTCATAGCACAAGACTGGTTACTTACTTTCTTGACTTGTGCCTGAAATGCCTTgtagtaatttttatttctccagtCATTGTTCACTCATTGCTTTGGTTGTTTGATCTCTAGAGTCTCATTTACTTTACATAATAATTGGAGCCTTGCTTGTTTTCCAGAGCAGTACTTCTCTAATAAGGTGCCTGAATCACTTTGGGAATCTTACTAGAATCCATAGATCTGGGGCATGGGGTTCTGTCTTTCTAACACGCTCTTAGGTGATGCCGGTGTCACTGGCTCTTGAACCAGCATTTGATTAGCAAGGTTCTGAAGCACTTGCAGCCTTTCCCCCATACTTTGACTACTCTGAAACCTGAAGAAAAGAATGGTGCCATGAACACTCATCTTCCCTACACTGACCAGTTACTAACATTTACTGTGTGTTCTCTCTCCTTGTCTGTATACATAAtccttgtctcttttttttaccCACATATTCTTacaaattaaatgtatattttgcaAACATACAGACACACCAGCCCTAGCATACATATGAGAGTAAGACATTTTTAACTGCATCGCTTTAAAGACATCATAACTATAGCACTGTTTTCATAGGTAAAGAAATGAACAGTTTAAAATAATACCTAATATATAGTCAATGTGCACATCTCCCTACTTGTCCCAGAATGTGTCTTAATTGTAGCTTTTCCTTTCCTGGGGTCCAAATTGTCTTTTAGTCTGGATAGTGCATTGAACATGATTGTGTTTTCTAGAGCTATtttgagttggtttttttttttcctgtttgagctttattaacatttttatgcTCTGTGACTTGATGCTTTCCTTGCTCAGGATCGTGCCAAATGAATTGCCTGGTCTATCAGGTATCCCAAGTGCCCTCTGGTGGTTGGCACTGTAGGTCAGCTGACAAGCTGAGAAAAAGTGACAGGCTGTGAGGTGACTGCTGACTCCCATGAGGTGTTGCAGGTACATGATGGTTGTCTGCTTTTGTTTACAGGTGTGAAGCTTACACTGTCTGCCCTGGTAGACGGGAAGAGCATTAATGCTGGAGGCCACAAACTTGGGCTTGCCCTGGAATTGGAGGCTTAATTCAGCTGAAAGAAACCTCTGGAAATGGGTATCAGAAGATTTGGCCTTAATATATTTCCAGTGTGACCAGCaggcttccccaccccaccccccgaaGGTGATCAAAACAAAGGATGATCTAAACAAGagctgtattttaaatatttagacagTTACTTGTTAGCTGGTTTCTAGTTCAATTGGTTGTCTATCTAGTTACCAATACTGCAGTCATGCAGTCACCTATacattatttaaatgtatttaactgTTAAATGCGCTACCCACCAATAATGAAATAGACATTTATGAAAACTGTGCAGCTGTGTGCATGTTTGTTTTTATGCTCCTTTTAACGTTGAATATTGCCGTTGAATGAGATGGATCAGTGGATGTCTTAAGGttaaaattttttgttatattcaacCATCATTAGAACTACTTTTGGTATCCTGAAACATTacaaattatgaataaaatgagTATACGTTATTAATGACTCCAAGTATTTGCAGAGTTAAAAACTTGGCAGCTAGGGTCAAATATTCCTGGTAGGATATCTAGCTAGTACTTTATTTTTCCAGTGagcatttattttgctctttttataaATATGTGCCACAGAGTCCTCTGACCCGAGAATAACTCCATAAAATGTTTAGACTACAGTAAAATAAGAATATAGATGACTTCATGTCTTCAGTTTGTAAATTTGTATAAAATTACATTGGATCCTTAATAACTCCAGGAAGGATTAGTGAGTAAGTGATGAAGAGAAATGAAGGGATGGTGCTGAAGGTTGTATATACACACCATACCCCTTTGGGCTACTGCTATGGAAATGATCCAGGCCCTCGTTAGGTGGGATGGGACTGGGTATAGGGAAGTGGAATAGGGAGTAGACAGTGTCAGTACCCAGACAGTCTGTATGGGCCCCAGTGAGAGGTCTAACTCATTTCTTTCCAGGTAGACACTGAAAAGCTTGGGCCTAAGTTTGTGAGCAGAGTGGCTTCAAGCTAGGTGGCCATTGGCCTTAATCTGAACTTGAACTGAATGATAGCAATTAATAGATGATTCTGGTTGGAAAAGTAGGAAGGGGGAGTTTTGATGGGAGGAGAGTTGGAACAGTATCATTGAAGGTTAGAGAAGAGTTTTGTTCAACACATTCATAATACTAGATCTGTGGCATAGTTTGTAGACAgagaacaaataagaaaatgtagtacttggactCATTATCCAAAAGTGATACATGCTGAAAATTTCTAGGTCAAGAAGAATCGGTAAGAGAAACCCAGATAAGCTGTCCACACAGATGGAATGTGGGGCACAAAGATCCCTCTGATTTTACTGTTTGTCTTAAGGGACTGGCTGGAGTGCCCCACTGTATAAGACACACTTAATGGTAGTAAGTTGGGatttgaaccagtctattttgAGTCATGCAGGACCTGTTGctaggaaggaaggaaaacaagaaaagatgTCTGCAAGCTAGGTGTGAAAGTGTCTGTACTTAAGAGTAGAATGGACCTGTTCACTCATGTGCATCCTAGTATGCTTTTATGATCGGGAGAGAGGGAAACAGGTTTTCAACCAGGTTCCTGAGGGTTGTCTGAAATGCAGGGTATATCCGAGACGCCAAAGGGTTATGAAAGTTGTCAGCTGTGAGCTCATGGGGCTCCTGTGGCCTTGGTTCTGGCCTCTTCCAGGTTTCCTTCTACTTCAGGGCTACTGTGGTGGCAAAACCTAATTGTATTCTAGGCTGATGCTATTTCTGCCTGAAGCCTGAGGCAGTTTTAGTGGAAAGAACACTTCATATATGAGCCTGATCTTCATTTCTGGTGTAGAGGTAAGATCTTCCTACAGACTGGGGAGGTGTAAACAGGTTTAAACCAGAAGAATGAagcacctcccctcccctccccaccctcagctTACATAGGCTTAAAGAAAACCTAACATTCTCTTTGTCTCCCTCTggggaacttgttaaaaattGCTTCCTACCTGTTGGACTGTCTGCTTCACACCTCTGGCCACTGATCCCATGTCTCATGTTCCCAGGACTTCTGGGGAGGACAGAATGTATATACTCCAGTCAACACTGAGGTCCTCAGTCAAGGGGCCTGGTCCCAGGTGGTGGTGACTATGGCCTCCACTGCACAGGTGAAGCCAGGTGGTTTTGTGAGGACGTGGGCCCGTGGCCAGCAGAATTGGTGTAGCCTACAACAGTACCCAGTGCGAGGCCCCTTTCCTGCCGCCAGATGCCAGTTTGTTCTCCACTAGTGTCCTAGCTTCAGTGAACAGTAACTTCACTCGTTTGCTTCTCTTAGGAAGAGATGTAAAGAGGGAGTCCAAGAGGCCTCTACCAATCTTCCAGCCCTTCGGTCCCCTGGAGGTAAATCTCCACAGGGATCTGGGGTTTCTAACCAGTTAGTTACATGTGGGTGGGTCAGTTAAAACTTAGTATCTTGCCTCCAGTCAGCTGGAAGCTCCTGTGGTCAGGCCACAGCCCCCTAGTGCCAGCGGGTCCTCTGGAGTATGCCAGGGAGGGGATGAATGTCTGGCCAAAGGTTCCCTTTTGGCGAAGAAGTGGCTTTCCCTCCCTGCACCACTGAAGCACAAGAAGATCGTGTCCCAGGCCTCACTTTATTGTCAGATTCAAAGCAGGCGTGTAATGGCTGGGTTCTCAGGGCCCCTCCCTTGATGCCACTCACTAGGGACCAGCCCTAGATCTTGAAGGCTAAGGTGAGGCCGTCGCCCAGGGGCAGGAGGCTGATGTGGACCCTGGCATCCCGCAGAATGCGCTCGTTCAGGTTTCGTACACACTGGGCCGCCTTGTCCTGTGGTTTAGGCTGCAACACCTCTCCTTGACACAGGACCTGCGGAGGGGCGGGGCATcgtgggggcggggcctggggagCCTGAGCAGGAGGCGGGGCGAGAGCTGGAGACCTCAGAACTGAGCAGGGCAGAATGGAAAGCCCGGGAACTCAGCTGGAATCCCTGGGGGAGGAGCTTAAGTGACTGTTCTGGGCAGGGCTTTGGAGCAACGGCGAGGAGAAGCCTGAGGAAAAGATGGACCCAGGCCAAGAGGGTCTCTTCTACCCCCCGGGGGCTGCCCCTTACACTGAGCACAGCGAGGACACCTCCGGGTCGCAGCAGCTGCAGACACCGCTCATAGTAGGCGGTACAGTTTTCCTTATCGGCGTCCACCACAGCGACGTCAAAGGTGCCGGCCTCACCTGCGGCCAGGAGCTCGTCTTgcgggggaggaggggcagaggtGGCTGAGTCCGCAGGCCCCAGCAGCCAGCAGCCCCCGCCCAGGCCGGCCCAGGCGCTGTGGCCATTCAGGTACTCGAGGGCGCTGGCCTGCCACCCTGCGTGTGGCCGCGGACTGGGTGGCGGGGGGCTGTCACGCCCAAGCCCGCCTGGCGGACCGGGTCACTGGCTCACGCCGAGTGGTCCCATTAGGGAAATGGCGCCCAGGCCCTTTCCACTCCGTTGCTCACCCAGGGTCTCCAGGGCGGGCTTCAACCGAAGGTCGATTTTGTGCTCCTCTTCAGCCTGCAGGAGTGGGGTCAGAGTCAGCATGTCCCTTCTCCTGGAGCTGGGAGTGGTTGGGCTCCAGGGACCTGACGAGGGCTCAGGTGTGGGACACTTACCTGCCTCCACAGGGGACGCCCCAGCTCGGGGGGCCCTGCGTCCACCTCGCAGGTCACCACGCACCCAGCCGGGGGAAGGGCCAAGGCCAACGCTAGGGCTGAGTAGCCTGTGAAAGTGCCTGGGAAAATGGACACGGACAGGCTCAGACCAGAGTAGGATGACAGCCCGGTGACTCCAGTCCCCGGTGTCCCCGGCCGTGTGCCTACCCAGGTCCAGTGCCTTCTTAGCCTTGATGAGGCGAGCCAGGTTGGCCAAGAGCTGGGCCTGTTCGCGGGTCATCATGGAATCCCCCTGTGGCTGCTCCAGGGTCAGCTGCGTCGAGGAAGGAGAAGGTCGCACTAGCTCTGCCAGTCACCCCTCTGCGCCCCAAGTTTATAGTCCCAGGGGCGTGGCTGTGGGCGTGGCTCAAGGGCGGACCCTCCGAACGCTCACTGTGCCCGGCCTAGGGAGCCCGGAAGCCCAGAAAGGGACACTGCCGCAGCCCAAGGTCACACGGCCACGTGGGTGCCTCCCAGCCCAAGCTGGGCGCCCAGTCCCACTCTCGTCCCTGCTAACCAGCCGCAGGCTCCGCAGCGCCGGGTGCTCCCGTATGGAACGGCTCAGCAGATACTGCCACAGGGGGCTGTCCTCAGGCGGCAGCAGGCGCTTCTCTTGCCGGGATCGCCAAGGAGGGAACCATCTCCCTGCCGGGGAGGGGTGGTGCCGGGTCAGGGCCTGGGTCTCGAGTGCCAGGGGTTAGTTAGCCTCAGCCGCAGTCAGCCTCGCTTCTGCGCCCGCCCGCCTCCCCTCGAGGCCTTTGCCTAGGATACCGAAAGCCGGCGCTACTCACCCAGAAAGAGGCCGCTGGCGAAAGCAGCGCCCAGTGCGGCCGAGCCCAGGGCCAGCGCAGCGGGCACAGAGATTCGGGGTACTGGCTGGGTCATGGTGCGGGCCGGAGGCAGCTGGCGTCCAGGTTACTTGCGCTGGGGCTACTGGGACCGCCGCAAGACCCGCGGACCCTCGGGGCTCCGCCTTGCCGGGGCAGTGTCCTCGGAGCCGCGGTCTCGACCACCATCTGGCGGCCACATGGCCTTACTGCAAGCCCCCGCCCGAGGGGTTCTGGTGTCATCTGGTGGCCGTTTCAGCAACTGCGCCGGGCAGGGAGGAAGCACTACATCAGGTGTTTGGGTTTCTTCTTCCGACGCCAGAGGTCTAGAGGCCTAAGTCCCAGAGGAAAATTTgaagtggctcagatagtaaagagtgtgcctgcaatgcaggagacccggtttcgatccctgggttgggaagatcccctggagaaggaaatggcaacccactccagtaatcttgcctggaaaatcccatggatgtaggagcctggcaggtacagttcatgaggtctcagGGAGTCGGAttgagcgactcactttcactttctggctaTGCTTTTTCCTCATCGCTACCGTTTTTTTCTGAGAACCCCTTGGGGCATATGTGAGTGGGTGAGTAGACTGTCGGTATAATAGGATAGTAACAGgtacaaaataatagaaattaaagGAGCCCTGGAAGTGACTGAGAGAATCAAAGGAGGCCTCTTGGGGGAGGTCACCAAGGATGTCAGGTTGGAGGAGTGTGTGTCTGGGGGGTACACAACCATAGGAGGGGTTCAGGAGCCCTGGGGCAGGTCTGGTTGATGGGGTGCTGAGACAATATCCTTAGCTAGAATCCTGGGTGCCAGCTGGACTTGGGTGTGAGATCTCGGACCCATCAgtctctctgaatctctgttttTCCTTGTGTAAAACTGGGACCATCATCTTAACATTAATGACACTAGAGCAcacagcctggcacacagtaggtgctccagAAACGGCAGCCGTGGTTATGGTCACAGGTTGGAGGGAAGACATCTTGAAGaggggacatcagagggcagGTGAGTCTCCCTTGCAGGTCTGTTCAGCAGGGATGCAGGGATACTGGCCTCTGAATAGCGAGGAGAGCACCGGCTGTGTGCCGAACGGGGTGGGCGAATGAGAGAAGCTGTCCTGGCTTGTGTTCATGACGCTGAGCTCAGAGACCACAGGACACAGGGAACTGGTGAGCAATCCCAGCTTCacaatttcctcttctgtaaagtggGGTTCTTAATAGTCCCAACctctctggggtgggggtgggggaatgaaGTGAAAAAATCCAGGTGAAGGATTCACACAGAGCCTGGCACTTAGTGGGCTATAAGTGTTACAATTTGAATGAGTCAAATTCCATCGGCCGCTGCTCCAAGGCTGTCCCCTGACACCAGCCCTTCAGAAAACGCACTGGGCAGACTGAAGCTCCGCTGCAGGGAGCTTCCCAGGCGAGGCTCGGCCCAGCAAGGCTCAGAGACCTGCTTGCTCGGGGGCTGGTGCGGGGGCGGCTTGGCTGAGGCTGAAGACCGGGGCGAACTGAAGAGGCCCGGAGCCCAGAACTGACCCGAGCTGTGGGAGCCCGGGCACGCGGGTAGACCACGAGGAGACCACGAGGAGTGGGGGGCGGGATCGCCTTGCAGACCCAAGGGCTGATCCTTTAACCAATCAGCCCGCGGCCCCCCAGGAGGGGTTACGGGAGGAGCCTGTTGTCTGGGTGCTGGGTGGGTTCCAGTCAGACCTCCTAGTTCCTCCCAGTTCCCCCCAGTTCCCCATCGCCAGGCAAGCGGCCTGCTGGGAAGGGTAGTGCGTTTCCCCTTGCCTTTTGATCTTTTGCATTCTGCTTGTCCCCATAAATGTTTCTCTGACCTGACTATTCTCCAGGGTAAGGACT from Bos taurus isolate L1 Dominette 01449 registration number 42190680 breed Hereford chromosome 28, ARS-UCD2.0, whole genome shotgun sequence includes the following:
- the COMTD1 gene encoding catechol O-methyltransferase domain-containing protein 1 — protein: MTQPVPRISVPAALALGSAALGAAFASGLFLGRWFPPWRSRQEKRLLPPEDSPLWQYLLSRSIREHPALRSLRLLTLEQPQGDSMMTREQAQLLANLARLIKAKKALDLGTFTGYSALALALALPPAGCVVTCEVDAGPPELGRPLWRQAEEEHKIDLRLKPALETLDELLAAGEAGTFDVAVVDADKENCTAYYERCLQLLRPGGVLAVLSVLCQGEVLQPKPQDKAAQCVRNLNERILRDARVHISLLPLGDGLTLAFKI